Within the Scyliorhinus canicula chromosome 18, sScyCan1.1, whole genome shotgun sequence genome, the region gtgtggagtctgcacgttctccattgtgtgcgtggctttcctcccacaagccctgaaagacgtgctgttaggtaatttggacagtctgaattctccctctgtgtccccgaacaggcgccggaatgtggcgaccaggggattttcacagtaacttcattgcagtgttaatgtatgcctacttgtgatgataaagattattattattattacagagggagaattcagaatgtctaattcacctaacagcacgtctttcggtacttgtggaaggaaaccggagtacctggaggaaatccacgcagacacggggagaacgtgcagactctgcacagaaagccgggaatcgaacctggaaccatggtgctgtgaagcaaaagtgctaatcactgtgctacgtgCTGCCCATATACTTAGATTTAAAAGATCCCAAGGCATTATTTGAAGAATAGCTTGGTTTTCCTGGTGTCCAGGTCAACATTTATTCTTTGAatatcagttttttaaaaaagggggtgcAGTCACATCCCTCATTGTTGCTTGTGGGAATTGTCGTGTGCAAATTTGCTGCTGTGTTTGTCTGTATGATAGTGGCTGCAAACTTCAAAACAACATTTAATTGGTTGTAAAATTGATGgggcatcctgaggttgtgaaaggaatTCTCTGAACTAAAGTCTTTctcattctcctccttctcccaCTGCTCCGAGCCTTTTTCCTTGcccactctgtttccctctctcttgcaaCCCACCCTCTTTCTCTACTTCCCATGCTTGCCCACACTTTCGCTCGCTCTTTTTATCTatatctctcccactctttctctctctatttctctctctctctctctctctcacaaaggtaacagcattgaaggaggccatttggtcagtCATGTTGTGTAGTGgagcaattcacttagtgccactctctgccttctcctgCCCCCCTGCAcagttttccttttcaaataaagtCCTGCAGATTTCTTCTTGCACCTGCAttctttctctttcctcctctAGTGCACCTCTGCATGCCTTCTCTTCCCCTTGTgtgctctttctctgtctctcaaagCAGCTTGAGATGTCCTGAGGGAGTGAATGGTTCCTTGTGGTTGCAAGTTCCATCTTCCTTTTACGCCAAAGAGTAATTGTTCTTTTTTGCTGTTTGCCATAGGAAGTTGTGAAGCTGATTTACCAAACCTATCGGAATGAAGGCTTCTTCAGCCTCTGGCGGGGCAACTCTGCCACCATGGTCCGAGTTATCCCTTACGCTGCACTTCAGTTCTGCTCTCATGAACAGTACAAACAAATTCTGGGATCCTACTGCGAGACCCATGGAAGGTCAGTACACAGGAGCTGGACCATTACTGAGGTGTCCTTATTAAGGACTGTCATGCGATCTTGCAGCATTTGGCTCATCATGCCCACACCAACTGATAATAGGCCATTCTCTTATTCCCACTCCTTGCCTTTTCCCTGAACTCTTTATAAATTCAATTAGCTACAAACGGCTATAAATCTGTGGTCCTGTTTGGGGTTAATAGTGAAGATTATCTTATGCAAAGGCCATATCTTTGCTCAGAGGGTCCTCTTAGATAGCTTTCTAATGAATCAATTGTGTCAATGATATTGGATCCAACAGTGCCACCATACCCTTTGCCACCATACCCTTAGATACATCCAGCAATAATAGATGGCAACTTTCCCTCCTGATTTCAGTCCAGGATCCTACTGTTGGTTTTAAACTAGATCAGTCTCAGCAAAAGTAAAATGTCCACACACCTGACTTCCTGACTGACTTTCCAAAGTTTTTCGTCATGGTGTGTCCCTGCCTTGACCATTATAAATTTCCATGGCACCATTTCCAATTCAATTTTGCCAAGTTACAATGTCCTGTCACAATGAAGTTGCATCCTTTTCCCACTTGGTGGTGATGTTCCTCACTTTTCCCTTGCGAACTGTACTGTCTTCCCAGTGCTGTTTTAACTGGAAAATGTAGACATTAGTTTAGTTGGCGTCTtcatggggcggcatgtggcacagtgcttagcactgggactgcggcgctgaggacccgggtttgaatcccggccctgggtcactgtctgtgtggagtttgcacattctccccgtgtctgcgtgggtttcacccccacaatccaaggatgtgctggttaggtggattggccacactaacttgccccttaattggaaaaagaaaaataatttttaaaaataaataaataaataaaatagttgCCATCTTCTCCAAAGGATGGCATCTCCAACAATGCCACACAGTAATACATTGGCGTGTCAGCCTTGAATGATGTATTCAAATACAGGTTTGGGGTTTGAATGCACATCCTGGGGAAAGCAAGATTGGTACCAACTGAGCCAAGTTAGTCTGTGCAATGGGGTGAACCAGGTAGCAGTCTTGGGTTCCAGGTTCTTCTCTCTAAAATATGATTATTATCTATCTTTGGGAAAGTAGATATGTTGCTCTTTGTTACCTATTTGCTTGGAACAATGGCTGTACCTGAACCCCCTCGTGTCATATTTACCATACTAACTTCTTCAAATTGGTTTCCCTTGTTTATTATTTCAGCAAATATGTAAGCAATGGGCACTGTTCCCCATTTTCCCCAAAACAGACGACAATCTTATTTCAGAAAACAAAGCCTTGAATACAAAAAGGCCGCCTTGTCATTCCCATTGCACCCTAATCCTAACGCTCGTGTATTGGAAGGTTGGACTAGTATGTCTGAAAGCACTCTGGAGAGAGGAATCAGTGATCCCGAGCCCGAGTGTGAGGGAGCTGAAGGAAGCAGGAGTTATGGCTGTGTGACTCCTTTCTGTGCTGTTTTAAAGCAGTGGTGAACTTGTTTAATTATGTTTGATAGAATGTGACGTGAGGTAATTTATGCCCTTTGAATGAACTAAAATATTGCATACGCCTAGTCAGGAACTTGTTTGGTTAATGGGGGAGTTGGGAGATGACAAGGGTGAAGGTAAGAGGGCTGGCACATCATAACTAGGACAGTGATGCACAAATGGATGATGTAAGATGGAGCCGTGTATAGAATGTTGGCTCCCAGGGTGGTTCAAACCTTAGTTCTGAAGGGTAAATGTAAAATCAAGAGTTGCTTATTGACATCTCCCCATAGTTATTGGGGTAATTCAGTTGACGTGGGTCTCTTGTGTGAAGAACTTGGTTATCCATCCAGCTTTGTTCCTGAGTTACTCTTACCTAGAGTGTTACTGTGGCGCAGTGAttaatgctgctgcctcacagcaccgaggacccgggtttgatcccggtcgctgtccttgtggagtttgaacattctcccgatgtctgcgtgAATCTCACCCCAGCAGCCCAAagatggattgccatgctaaattgccccttagttggaaatatTTTAGAAAAGAGTTACTACTACCTCTGAAATGTGACACCATTTGACCAGATAGGATGTGAGTTTACACTGGGCAACTTCCCAGAGCATATTAATTGGGTCTCTTTGGAATCCATGAACGAATGCATGGTCTGGGAGGAATGCAATTGTTGGTCTCGGCATCCTCCCATCTCCTGTTTTCTGGCAGAGCAAGCAGCACTTGCAATCAGATCTTTCTGCTGGATTTTCATTTTGTGGTCGTCTCTTTCTCTTTTCTAGGCCTCTGCCACCCTTCCCACGGTTGCTGGCCGGTGCAATGGCCGGTATTACGGCCACCACGTTGACCTACCCGCTAGACCTGGTGCGAGCGCGAATGGCTGTAACTCCAAAAGAAATGTGAGTATTGAAGACAGCACCATGAGCAGTGAACGAATGAAGGAACCCTCCATTAACTGGAGTTGGTCCAAAACGACCTGCCTGGCCAGCCCATCACACATCCTTTGTAAAATTGAGTGCatgcaaaactctgctgccttctAGCCTAACCTGCACTTGGTCCTTCTCATCCATAACACTGTGCACACTGACGTAGATTGgctccaatgcccccccccccccccccccccccccaaggtctgtgTATATGCAACAATCTGGAATGTATTACACTTTGAAGTAAACAGCATTGTCAGTTTGAAGGAAGACATTTCGGCAGAATGTAAGCTACTGCACATGCGTGGCTCtgctgaaaaaaaatgaaaggggTCACACACTTAAATCGCCTGTGCACTCAAAAGAAAAGTACGTTGGTGcaagtactgagtgagtgttgcATTGTTGAAAGTGTCACCATTCAAATGATATGTTAAACTGTGGGCCTGTCTGCCTTCTCGGGTAGTGTAAAAGATCTATTTCGAAGAACGAGGCATTCTCCTGATGTCCTTGGTCAATattgtccctcaatcaacatcactaaaatagattatattctgtttgtgggatcctgGTGTGTGTAACTTGACCGTGGTGTTTCTCTACTTTACAGCAGTGACTAAACTTCAAACAGTACTTTGTTGGCCGTGACACACTTTGGAGTATCCAGCGAGTTATGAATGatgaacattttttttctctccctctatTTGTCTGTTCACACTTCACCTTTGCTCGCAAGCTctatctctttttctctctctcagaaGCGCCACTCTTGAAATGAAATATAAAACTGAGACGTAAACCATCCCATGGCATTACTCAAAGAAGAGCAGCGAGTTTTGATGTCCTTCCACAATTAGCATTCATAAATCACATGAAAGGGTCATCTTGTTCATATTTTCTGAACAATTtcttaaaaattcattcttgggctGAGGGCAGTACTGGCAaaactagcatttattgcccatctcttgtCCTGAGTTGCCTGACTACTTCATAGGGCTGTACAAGGCCAACCTTGTTGCTGTGGAACTGGAGTCGCGTAtagggccagactgggtaagggtggcaggttTTCTTTCCCAAAGAGCATGAGTGAAACTAGTGTAATCCAACAGCCACACGGTCATTCTTATTGGCTTTTTTTTTAGTTCTTGGGTGtcttggaccagcatttatttccccatACCTGTTGCACTGTGGTGAGTcatcttgaaccactgaagtctGTGTGAAGATGTTCCATCAGTACTGTTGGATAGGGAGATCCAGGCTTTGGGCCCAATGACGATGAAGTAACGGCCCTCTGGATGGTTTGTGTCCCCTGGGTGGGGGAAGCTTctcggtggtggtgttctcatgtggcttttgcccttgttcttctaggaggtagaggtcatggatttggaaggtgctgtcaaagaagccttggcGAGTAGCTACAGTGTAGCTTGTAGCTGGTACATACTGCCACTGCTGTGCATAGATAATACACCCACTCAACAGACAAGGTCTTAGTTTCATATTTAATCCAAGTGTGGCACTTAagcgattttaaaaaaaagccaGAGCGCACAAGCAAAGGGAAAGAGTCGATGGTGGAGGAAGTGCCAGACAAGCTGTACCCTGatactgttgagcttcttgagttctGCAGactccagttttaaaaaaaattcctagATAATTTACAAAATGAGCGTCAATTCTTAAATGAGCGTCAATTCTTAAACTGTCATTGTTACATGTTAACTTGAATTCTCAGGATTACTTAAACATTAACATGACCACTGCACCAAAGACAACTAATTATGTGCTGGATACACTTTGTGACAGTGTGGTGTATATACACAGAAATATTTTTTCAGTAAATTCTGTGGGTCACCGGATTATACTGCACAGAAGGATGGCATTCCTTCCTGTGCcgaccttgaaatgaaatgaaattaaaattgcttattgtcacgagtaggcttcaaatgaagttactgtgaaaagcccctagtcgccacattccggcgcctgttcggggaggctgttacgggaacccaATTAATCCCACTCATATACTTGTTTTCCTTCGCTCTAAATTGTTTTTTGTTTGAGTATTTCCATGtacttgctgcccttgtccttctagatagtgtgGAGGTTAAAGGTTTTGAAGTTGCGATTGAATGTTATTGAacttgcttccatcaccctttcaggtagtACATTTTAGCTTTCCTCATGTCACCACTGGTTCTTTTTCCAatcacctcaaatctgcatcctctgGTTTCCACTGGAACCATTTTCTCCTTACTTACCCCCACGAGGTATTTTGTGgagtgtttctttttttaaaataaatttagtgtacccaattatttatttattttttccaattaaggggcaatttaacatggccatttcacctaacctgcacatctttggattgtgggggtgaaacccacgcagacacgaggagaatgtacaaatcccacagggacagtgacccagggccgtgattcgaacccgggtcctcagcgccgtaggcagcaaatctaaccactgggccacgtgCCGCCCCATGGAATGTGTTTCTTGATGGTTATGGTGTACTTTTTATTTCTTGTGCCGATAGGTATGGTAATATATTGCATGTCTTCATCCGGATATCACGCGACGAAGGACTCAAGACCTTGTACAGCGGATTCTCGCCCACCATCCTTGGGGTAATTCCGTACGCTGGGCTCAGCTTCTTCACTTATGAAACGTGCAAGAAATTACACGCAGGTAAGACAGCAACTCGCAGCATGGTGACCCTTGGAGGGAATGCGCAGAATGCAGTTCCCACATTGATGGAGCGCGTGTGGAACTAAGTTTGTGAGACCCCCGCCCCATCAGTGAATGGGATTTTACGGGATTTACAATATAGTTTTAGCTAAGGGTGGCTATTTGGCCTATCTTAGTTCACATTTCCAGAAAGGTCCTAATCCCACTGTCCTATCACACCCCATGAGATATATAGGGCAGCGCAGTAGTTAACGCTGCTGCTTCATAACACAGGaacctggttcgattccagccttgggtgactgtctgcacattcccccccccccccccccccccctgtctgtgtgggttttctccggtttcctcacatcatccaaagatgtgcaggttaaatggggttacagggatagggctgggaggtgggccaaagtggggtgatctttcagagggttgatgcagactcagcgggccgaatggcctccttctgcattgtagggattctgtggatttttGCCTCCTTTATTCCATCCGCAAGTCCATTTCAGATGTTCTTCACCATGAAGATTTTCCTGTTATCGGTCCAAACTTTATCGTTGATTAGAATGAAAATAGATAATGCTGAAAACACTCAGCACAGTCGGCAGCGTCAgtagaaagaaaaataaagttaacatttcaggtcattgACCCAGGGGcctcatggtggtgcagtggtttgttccatccaggccccgggtcactacttgtgtggagtttgcacattctccccatgtctgcatgggtctcagcccgcacaacccaaagatgtgcagggtaggtggattggccacgctaaattgcccctgaattaggggggggggggggggagaaaaagaatcgggtactttaaattttaaaaaatactaaAATTCCAGGGCATGacggtggtgcagttgttagccctgctgcctcacggcgccgaggtcccaggttcaatcctggctctgggtcactgtccgtgtggagtttgcacattctcctcgtgtttgcatgggttttgcccccacaacccaaagatgcgcaggtcaggtggattggccatgctaaattgccccttaattggaaaaaattaattggatactctaaattttaaaaaaacctaaAATTCCAGCATATATTTTTTGTATCCCGAACTATTCTATACCACCATCTCTCTCTTGCCCAAACTTCTCCAGTGTTTATTTTTTAATCCTCCTCATTCTGGCGGAGGGGGCTCTGGgccagctctttccaagagttaaATAGTTAACCCCCTTGAGAGATGGGGAAAGTGGGGTTAAAGCCCAAGATCATCTTTCGTTATATGGAGCGGGATTGATGGATAGTATGGTTTACTCCTCCTATCTCTTGTGTTGTGCTGCTCTGCAGTGTATATGCCAGTTATTACCAGTAGGTGTAGTCAGAGAGCAACATGCCTCTTCTTTCAGAGGGGGTTGCCACTTTGTCCACTGACCCTCTCCACTGCAATCCTATGTGTGAAAGTGACACATttcctgtaaagatttgattgagGAGTCAGAGACTTGGGCCAGCACCTACTTGTATTTATTTTCAGTGATGCATTACCAGATACAGATACTGATCATTACTGACTACTGACCTTTTGAAACCTGTTCTCTACGGTTCTTTAGTCAGTAGCTTTTAGTCTTAAACATGTAAAACTGAAAGGGTCAAATGCAAGAAGACAGATTTTAAAAGAGTGATCAACGCATTGACCGGGACAAATGAATAGCATCTTTGAAGAATgatgcaacacagatggagatcattcagcccatcttgtctgtgACAGCTCTTTGGTAACTAATGCTACCCAATGCCCTGCCCTGAACCTGTAAATTTttccccttcaaatatttatccagttgccttttgaaagttcccattgaatctgcttccaccactctttcaggcagtgtgttcccGATCATCATCACTCAGtgtaaaaaaaaagacagaaaaatCCTCCACGTATTGCCTCTGGTTCTTTCATTAGTTCCCTTAAATCTACAGTTTCTGGTTACCAACCCTCCTGCCGGTGAAAACATTTTCTCCTTCTCTGCTTTATCAAATAATgttaaacacctctatcaaatctcccttgCTCCTTCTCTGTTGTAAGGAAAACAATCTccgcttctccaatctatccacgtaactgaaatctGCAGGGATTAATTAAGGTGAGCTGAATAGCCTTTCTCATTcatttttggggcagcacggtagcatggtggttagcataaatgcttcacagctccagggtcccaggttcaattcccggctgggtcactgtctgtgcggagtctgcacatcctccccgtgtgtgcgtgggtttcctccgggtgctccggtttcctcccacagtccaaagatgtgcgggttaggtggattggccatgctaaattgcccttagtgtcctaaaagtaaatacggttaatggggggggggtttactggtatagggtggatacgttggcttgagtagggtgatcattgctcggcacaacatcgagggccgaagggcctgttctgtgctgtactgttctatgttctaaatatcttGTGAGACTAATCTTTAGGGATGGATGTGCGTCGGGGCTGGATGgctttccggccgaattttattaaatgtatgtggacctgttgggccccttgtgggtccggacctttaacgaggcaagggggggggggggcgcggctctgcccccaactatgtcacgggcgctgatttccttgatccttaagcgggacaaggaccctctgcagtgtgggtcatataggccgatctcgctgctgaatgtagacgccaagctgctggcaaagatcttagccacaagaatagaggattgtgtgccgggggtcattcacgaggaccagacggggtttgtgaagggaaggcagttgaataccaacatacgaaggctcctcaacgttattatgatgccggctgtggaaggggaggcggagatagtggtggcattagttGCGGAGAAGGCCGTTGATAgcgttgagtgggggtatctgtgggaggtgttggaaaggtttgggtttggggaggggtttgtccgtgggtgaggttgctttatgaggccccgatggcgagtgtagccacgaataggaggaggtcggagtacttttggctgtactgggggacgagacagggctgtcccctgtcccccttgctctttgcgttggcaattgagcccctggccatggcgttgagggagccagggaactggaggggcctggtgcggggtggggaggagcatcgagtgttgctttatgcggatgacctgttgctgtatgtggcggacctggtgggggggatgccggaggtgatgaggattctcagctaatttgggggcttctctgggtataagctcaacctaggcaagagcgaggtgttcgtggtgcacccgggggatcaggaggaggggattggtaggctcccactgaagcaggcagggtaGAGCTTCAGGTACCGAGGAGTCCAgatggctgggagctggggggccctgcacaagctcaacctcacaaggttggtgggcagatggaggaggagttcaaaaggtgggatatgttaccgctgtcactggcggggagggtgcagtccgtcaagatgacggtgctcccgaggtttttgttcctgttctagtgccttccaatccttatcccgaaggccttttttaggagagttaacaggagtattacgggatttgtgtgggcgcatgggactccgagggtgagaagggtgttcttggaacggggctgggatagggggggggctggcgctgcccaacctctgtgggtactattgggctgccaacgcagcgatggtgcgtaagtgggtaatggatggggaaggggcagcatggaagaggatggagatggcatccctatgtgggcacgagcctggaggcactggtaacggcgccgttgccgctccctccaatgaggtataccacgagtccggtggtggcggctaccctcaaaatttggggcaatggagacggcataggggagaggtgggggggctcgatggagtcccgatacaggggaaccatcggtttgttccagggagcattgatggtggatttctgggctggcacagggtaggggttaggaggttgagggacctgtttgtggaggggaggttcgcgagcttgggggagttgggggggaaactttgggctcccccggggaacatgtttaggtacatgcaggttagggcgtttgccaggcggccggtggaggggttccccttgttgcccccacgtggagtacgggacagggtgctctcgggggtgtgggttggaggagggtggatttcggacatataccgggtaatgcaggagttagacgaggcctcggtggagggtaaatgggaagaggagctgggtgaggagattgaggaggggacgtgggcggatgccctggagagagtgaattcctcctcttcctgtgcgaggcttagcctcatacagttcaagatgctgcatagggcccacatgactgggacaaggatgagtaggtttttcgggggcgaagacaggtgtgctaggtgctcggggagcccagcgaaccacgcccatatgttttgggcgtgcccagcgttgggggagttttggaagggggtagcaaggacagtgtcgagggtggtgggatccagggtcaagccaggctggggactctcaatctttggggttgcagtggagccgggagtgcaggaggcgaaagagacctgggttgttggggggggggggggggaattgggttgtggggggggaggggggaattgggttgtggggggggagggggaattgggttgtgggggggggggggagagaagtgtGTAtctgggatgtggcgggtgttacctctttcctttctgttgtttgcttgTTTTGTTTTCGAGTTGGTTGTttttgtaggggggtgggtgttgttcttgggtttttacaatggttattctgttaatattgttttgttgtttatattttgtgaaaatcttaataaaaagggATGGATGTGCTTTATTGGGCCCTATAGCTTATGATGTGTCTATGTTACATAATTTCAGAGTACACCGAGAGGCCGTATCCGTACCCCCACGAGCGACTACTTTTCGGAGCGTGTGCCGGCCTAATTGGCCAATCAGCGTCCTACCCCCTGGATGTGGTGCGGCGGCGGATGCAGACGGCAGGGGTGCAGTGCCGCAAGTACAGCGGCATTATTGAGACAATGCGCCACATTGTGGCAGAAGAGGGTTCTCTTGCTGGCCTGTACAAGGGCCTCAGCATGAACTGGTTAAAGGGCCCCATTGCCGTGGGAACCAGCTTCACCACCTTTGACCTCATGCAGATCTTGCTCCGCAAACTTCAGGACCAGGGCACCTTCCAAAGGTAGTAACTGCAAGGAACGGACATTTTGGAACCCGAGACTGAATGGAGAAAGAGGTGTCGCACTAATAAGTGTTCAGGATGGGAATTGACAATTTCTGGACGAGTATTTACAAACTGGAGCAACGATGCGGGAGGCAGTGGAGGTTAATTGTGCCATAATAGCCATTGAAACATTGGCACACATAACCTCCTACGTTCCAACCCTCACACTGTTGAAATAACAGCTGCGCTGCCTCGCCCTTTAACACCAGTCGCTTCAGGAGAGCCACCCCATGAGCTATATTGCAGTCGGAGCTGACTTCTTCGAGAAAAGGTTACAAAAAAAGGTTTAGCCGCACATATGCAATCAGTGATCTTTAGGGACAAATGACGTTGGGCTGGGAAGTCTCCCAACTGCACATTGCcaagtttt harbors:
- the slc25a42 gene encoding mitochondrial coenzyme A transporter SLC25A42 → MENVAKKSLETTPTQDVRGRRHIINSLISGAIAGAVAKTTVAPLDRTKIIFQVSSRGFSAKEVVKLIYQTYRNEGFFSLWRGNSATMVRVIPYAALQFCSHEQYKQILGSYCETHGRPLPPFPRLLAGAMAGITATTLTYPLDLVRARMAVTPKEMYGNILHVFIRISRDEGLKTLYSGFSPTILGVIPYAGLSFFTYETCKKLHAEYTERPYPYPHERLLFGACAGLIGQSASYPLDVVRRRMQTAGVQCRKYSGIIETMRHIVAEEGSLAGLYKGLSMNWLKGPIAVGTSFTTFDLMQILLRKLQDQGTFQR